The Methanobrevibacter thaueri sequence GCACAACCATCTGTGCGGCTCCAAAATCATCAATAAAATTTATTCCATCATTATCAGCTTTGATCCTTTCAATTTCTTCTAAGAACTCTTCTTCAGAAAGTTTATCTTTGACTTTTTCATATTCTTGTGATATTTTTTCTTGCATACCAAACCCCTCATAGAAAAGTTAATTATAATTTTATAATCATAGTGTATATAAAGTATTAGAGAGAGCATTTGAGAAGTAATCCCAATACAATTTATAAAAAAATTTTAATATAAATATTATCCAAATGCACAGGCGTGTAAATGCACAAATGTTAATATGCATTCGGATTTTTCTTCAATGCAGTTTTAATCATTATTGCCAAGTCCAAACCCATGTGCCAGTTTTCTACGTACTCAATATCATATTCTATACGTTTTTTGATTGATGTGTCTCCACGGCAGCCATGAATCTGCGCCCAACCGGTCAAACCCGGTTTTACCTGGTGTTTGACCATGTATTTTGGAATTGTTTCCTTGAACTGCTCTACGAAAAACGGCCTTTCGGGTCTAGGGCCGACAACACTCATGTCGCCTTTCAAAACATTAAAGAATTGAGGCAACTCATCGATGCTAGTTTTTCTAATAAAGTCTCCAACCCTGGTTTTTCTTGGGTCATCCTTGGTGGTCCATTCTGACTTTTCCTCATTAGGGTCCTGAACCTTCATGCTTCTGAACTTATACATCATGAATGTCTTACCGTTGTAACCCATCCTCTCCTGCTTGAAGATGATAGGGCCGGGAGATGTTAACTTAATGGCAATAGCTGTAATAATCATTATAGGTGATGTTATTATAATCGCTATGATTGCTATTATGTAATCTGACAGGTACTTTAAAAACTTATTGAAATCATCGTCCAACGGAACATAACGGATATTGATTATCGGAATGTCCTCAATCATGTCTACGGACGGCTGTGCCGGGAAGTACCTGATGTAATCCGGAATGATTTCCGCCTTGATTCCGACTTTTTCACAGCTTTCCACGAGTTCATTAATCTTATAATAATATTTCAATGGAATGGCCAAAACCACCCTGTCATATCTGTTGTTTTCAAGCACATGATCCAAATCATTAAAGGAACCGATAATCCTGCTTCCTTCCATTTCCAATCCAACATGTTCGGACCTTCCCAAAAATCCGCTGACAACAAAACCCAAATATGGATTTTCACGTATCTTGCGTGCGAAAGAGAATGCCAGCTCATTGTCTCCGACGATGAGAATATGCTTCAGGTTCTTATTGTTCACCCTTAAGTTCTTGAGGATGCCTCTAATGATAAACCTCTCGATTATTCCAAAGAATGTTCCTATGATTGCAAGCAGGAACAGCATTATCCTTGAAAAGTCTGGCTGATTGATTATGAAAAGAATTGAGACCAATGCGAAAAATGCTATGATATTTACCTTTATGATTTGAGTGGCTTCCGAAAATATATTCTTATATGTTCTGCGAGGCTTATACAAGCCAAACGCAAAGTATAGAATCAGATAAACAGGAATTACGGCGAAAGTTAAGAATAAAAGGTAACTCTGAAAGCCCAAATGGCCGCCGAGCGGACCGAACAATGTAGTTTTAAATCTGAGCCATATGGAACAGACCAATGAGACGCTTATGACTAAGACGTCTATTAAAACTAAAAGTATATTCAATGCTTTCTGATTTTCCTTTATCATGATAACTACCAAAAACTAGTCTCTAATATTATTATGTATTATTATACAAATTATTTAACTTTTTTTAAACATGTTCAGGAAAAGTTTCAAAAGACATAAAATAGCTATCCCCAAATAAACAATGAAATTGACGATGAACGAGGATTCCCCCGCATGATGCTTTTTATAATATATGTACATTGCACGGTAAAACTCATAAATCAGCTTGGATTTCTGCTTTTTACTGCTGGCGCCCTTGAGGTGGGTGATTTTTGAGCTGCCATAATAGATTATCTTCCAGCCGGCCTGCTTGATGCGGTAACATAGGTCGATGTCCTCGCCGTACATGAAGAATGTCTCGTCAAGCAACCCTATCTCATCCAATGCATCCTTTCTAATGAACATGAACGCACCGGTCAGGCAGTCGATTTCATAGACCTCGTCATCCGGCAGGTCTGTCAGGTTGTAATTGTCATCCTTGCTGTTTGTCGGAATGTGGAAGAGTCTGAAAAATGAGTTTTTGACATTTGGAAATGACCTTTTGCAAGCCTTATCAAGCTCTCCGTCTTCGAGAAGAACCCTGCAGCCGCAGGCTCCCACATCAGTGTGGCTTTCCATGTAATCGTAAATATTTTCAAGGGTGTTTTCCCAAACGATTGTGTCTGAATTCAACAATAGCTGATATTTGCCGCTTGCCTGTCTCAATGCCTGATTGTTTCCTGCCGCAAAACCGTTGTTGTCCTTTGAGGCTATGAACTTGACCTTGTCTGCGAAATAATCCTGCAGCCTTGCCAAACTATCGTCGCTGGATGCATTGTCCACTACGTAAATCTCATAGGTGAACGGATAATCATACTCCAGAATGGAATTAACGGTGTTTTTGGTTAATTCGAATGTCTGATAATTTACAATAACTACTGAAAGGTCCATAAAACTCACTGATTATCTTTTTAAAAATTTGATTGTATTGATTATTAATCTGTATTCTATTTTAAAATAGTTTTTTGTATTGCCGGCTTTGAACTTGACCTTGTCTATTTTCTCGCCTCTGCTTGAAAGTCCTTCCTTCAATCCAGCAAGATAGGTTGAGCCGAAGCCTTTCCTGACAAAGAATATGTACTTGATGAGGAACCCTAAAAACAGGAAGATGAAGTTAACTATCTTCATCGGTATCGGGAGGTTCTTATATACGACCCAGACATTGTTTCTGGCCGCAAGGCGGACCTTGAACTCGTTGTATCTGCTTCCTGATGTTGCAGATCCGATATGGTAGACTATTGCATCCGGACACAGCATGTT is a genomic window containing:
- a CDS encoding undecaprenyl-phosphate glucose phosphotransferase, with translation MIKENQKALNILLVLIDVLVISVSLVCSIWLRFKTTLFGPLGGHLGFQSYLLFLTFAVIPVYLILYFAFGLYKPRRTYKNIFSEATQIIKVNIIAFFALVSILFIINQPDFSRIMLFLLAIIGTFFGIIERFIIRGILKNLRVNNKNLKHILIVGDNELAFSFARKIRENPYLGFVVSGFLGRSEHVGLEMEGSRIIGSFNDLDHVLENNRYDRVVLAIPLKYYYKINELVESCEKVGIKAEIIPDYIRYFPAQPSVDMIEDIPIINIRYVPLDDDFNKFLKYLSDYIIAIIAIIITSPIMIITAIAIKLTSPGPIIFKQERMGYNGKTFMMYKFRSMKVQDPNEEKSEWTTKDDPRKTRVGDFIRKTSIDELPQFFNVLKGDMSVVGPRPERPFFVEQFKETIPKYMVKHQVKPGLTGWAQIHGCRGDTSIKKRIEYDIEYVENWHMGLDLAIMIKTALKKNPNAY
- a CDS encoding glycosyltransferase family 2 protein, yielding MDLSVVIVNYQTFELTKNTVNSILEYDYPFTYEIYVVDNASSDDSLARLQDYFADKVKFIASKDNNGFAAGNNQALRQASGKYQLLLNSDTIVWENTLENIYDYMESHTDVGACGCRVLLEDGELDKACKRSFPNVKNSFFRLFHIPTNSKDDNYNLTDLPDDEVYEIDCLTGAFMFIRKDALDEIGLLDETFFMYGEDIDLCYRIKQAGWKIIYYGSSKITHLKGASSKKQKSKLIYEFYRAMYIYYKKHHAGESSFIVNFIVYLGIAILCLLKLFLNMFKKS